A window of Gouania willdenowi chromosome 12, fGouWil2.1, whole genome shotgun sequence contains these coding sequences:
- the LOC114473631 gene encoding uncharacterized protein LOC114473631, which translates to MSKHPCLKEPGSVSGYGGWKASLKYKLANYRTKLRGLGCREVTLNSLKQKPEGKVSPAYGVKRPKKAEVNYCPAYTTDETAETLEVIRVALLSEVQKRNNDGKGREEVVREAPMIADFKTRWPALFHVREVSSEFKRITTTHLQSKFFAELDAHSANLLKVYAKKGGVQGRKIKNIMVPITQTDSIDVRRECVLKGLCVYLNEDPEKLVKEYTTADENIGTAMAETVFGIFVMRHEGAQPGDDPEDVGIILEGVEVLDGLVNVPFAVKESLTQIVKTSYLLLFCHNFVAVMSFPAFRFG; encoded by the exons ATGTCAAAGCATCCATGTTTGAAAGAGCCAGGTTCTGTCTCTGGATATGGCGGCTGGAAGGCAAGCTTGAAATATAAACTCGCTAACTACAGAACAAAGCTCAGGGGGCTTGGGTGCCGTGAAGTTACATTGAATTCCCTAAAACAAAAGCCTGAAGGCAAAGTCAGTCCTGCCTATGGTGTTAAGAGGCCAAAAAAAGCAGAAGTGAATTATTGCCCAGCCTATACAACTGATGAAACAGCAGAGACGCTAGAAGTGATAAGAGTGGCCCTCCTGtcagaagtacagaaaagaaaTAATGACGGGAAGGGAAGAGAAGAGGTAGTACGAGAGGCACCCATGATTGCAGATTTCAAGACAAGGTGGCCGGCTCTCTTCCATGTGCGTGAG gtGAGTTCCGAATTCAAGAGAATCACAACAACGCATCTGCAGTCAAAGTTCTTTGCTGAGCTGGATGCTCACTCTGCAAATCTGCTCAAGGTGTATGCCAAGAAAGGTGGTGTTCAAGGGAGAAAAATCAAGAACATCATGGTACCCATAACCCAG ACGGACAGCATTGACGTCAGACGAGAATGCGTCCTCAAAGGTCTTTGTGTCTACTTGAATGAAGATCCGGAGAAGCTGGTTAAGGAATACACG acGGCTGACGAAAACATTGGAACGGCCATGGCAGAGACGGTCTTTGGAATCTTTGTCATGCGACATGAAGGAGCACAGCCTGGTGATGACCCTGAGGATGTTGGAATCATTCTGGAGGGGGTGGAAGTACTCGATGGGTTGGTAAATGTGCCTTTTGCTGTGAAGGAGTCCCTGACACAGATTGTCAAAACCTCTTACCTCTTACTCTTTTGTCACAATTTTGTTGCTGTTATGAGCTTTCCAGCTTTTAGATTTGGGTAA